In Centropristis striata isolate RG_2023a ecotype Rhode Island chromosome 1, C.striata_1.0, whole genome shotgun sequence, one DNA window encodes the following:
- the si:ch211-113e8.11 gene encoding uncharacterized protein si:ch211-113e8.11 — translation MNSLVGYGVSSESDSDGEDVNNGAVVSVKEMGDDEASAAKKSRNFLLESGSSESETEDDDPEPSSSSPPHPRKPASSAARQPTLPALSLGSLTSNKLPPPSLHTCSDGSVFANPFKAQADRKLSALQKHVPLTMQAKPSHIGGKRMCVSYRKDGRCRFGIKCKFAHDSDLQTLTDYNSPVSEETPDQDEPHAGGSCGGGSQNPQQQQTKEEESAGQQGKKRKVGLSNTLIPPKRAMKQYAMQRNREQINMS, via the exons TGTCAACAACGGTGCAGTTGT TTCTGTTAAGGAGATGGGTGATGATGAGGCATCAGCTGCCAAAAAGAGCCGCAACTTTTTGCTGGAGTCTGGTTCAAGTGAATCAGAAACAGAAGATGACGACCCGGagccctcttcttcttcaccacCACACCCCCGGAAACCAGCATCTTCTGCAGCCCGACAGCCCACCCTGCCTGCTCTTTCCCTGGGCTCCCTCACCTCCAATAAATTACCTCCTCCCTCCCTACATACCTGCTCTGACGGCAGTGTGTTTGCCAACCCTTTCAAGGCTCAAGCAGATCGGAAACTCAGCGCCTTGCAGAAACACGTCCCTCTCACAATGCAGGCCAAACCCTCCCACATAGGAGGTAAAAGGATGTGTGTATCATACAGGAAAGATGGGAGGTGCAGGTTTGGCATCAAATGCAAGTTCGCCCATGACAGCGACCTCCAGACTCTCACTGACTATAACTCACCTGTGAGTGAAGAAACACCAGATCAGGATGAGCCTCATGCAGGTGGCTCATGTGGTGGAGGATCCCAGAacccccagcagcagcagacaaaaGAGGAAGAGTCAGCAGGGCAGCaagggaagaagaggaaggTTGGACTGAGTAACACCTTGATTCCTCCTAAACGAGCTATGAAGCAGTATGCCATGCAGAGGAACAGAGAGCAGATCAATATGTCCTGA
- the zfp91 gene encoding E3 ubiquitin-protein ligase ZFP91 isoform X2 translates to MEPAGDRTGGVNKGEEPVEDKAAEETPATSTTASPRRGLRERGACRPRSGVSASVTDVNGAASSPQSSGRVLRDRSTRAVPAWLKDTRSDDDEDEPSPDTGATKRRKVSNSRRKKNPETAGSAEAGGGVAGDSLQGTDSEDPKKPATDAQALPSRRPPAQTRAKPPSGRAVRGSAKPVCKTEPGMENPAVGEVKNKDKYDIKKKEEENEDVAEPVLDDEDPPFRDDPNNLGYQLQSQSGAEEEQALSSDEDLPFRDDLNDQSYDPKAERDVPKPKRRAPPRQKEKKDKDKAPKKEKEVAEIKIEGSDNVESFEEEVKLEEEIVEDPDGPRKRGRRKKDDKTPRLPKRRKKPPVQYVRCEMEGCGTVLAHPRYLQHHIKYQHLLKKKYVCPHPSCGRLFRLQKQLLRHAKHHTDQRDYICEFCARAFKSSHNLAVHRMIHTGEKPLQCEICGFTCRQKASLNWHMKKHDADATYQFACSICGKKFEKKDCVVAHKAKSHPEVLIAEALAANAGALITTPASLLELPGNAMQAEVASLDVSQLGQDGQVDQLSHEGQVAQVSQMGHVTQQVSHQVVLLGQDQSLHTMQVPVTIALSPIDPPSPADNQQQTHLQLQMPVQFVQAAQHLHSSSVVTQHQPQLHPLQSYSSQQQSQGQTQILQMTFQPVSQSQTHIQQIPILATSQQLQTLHTAALSPPLLSQSQPQSQDPVSTNGDSLIMDNPVLSSSSPSAGSLVHTEVMGEDSVVWEQTGHGEVLSDSVERQQTLM, encoded by the exons ATGGAACCGGCGGGCGACCGAACCGGAGGTGTAAATAAAGGTGAAGAGCCGGTGGAGGACAAGGCCGCAGAAGAGACCCCGGCCACCAGTACCACTGCTTCCCCGCGGAGGGGGCTCAGAGAGCGGGGAGCTTGCCGCCCGAGGTCCGGCGTCTCTGCTTCAGTAACGGACGTTAACGGAGCAGCGTCGAGCCCGCAGAGCTCAGGACGAGTTTTAAGAGACAGGTCAACGAGGGCAGTACCGGCCTGGCTGAAGGACACCAGGAGCGACGACGACGAGGACGAACCGAGCCCGGATACCGGTGCGACCAAGCGAAGGAAAGTTTCCAACTCGAGGCGGAAGAAAAATCCTGAAACTGCGGGCTCGGCTGAGGCTGGAGGGGGGGTCGCAGGTGACAGCCTTCAAGGCACAGA CTCAGAGGACCCAAAGAAACCTGCCACAGATGCTCAAG CTCTACCCTCCAGACGCCCCCCAGCCCAGACTCGTGCCAAACCCCCATCTGGCAGGGCTGTCCGCGGCTCTGCCAAGCCTGTGTGTAAGACCGAACCTGGAATGGAGAATCCAGCTG TTggagaggtaaaaaataaagacaagtaTGACAT taaaaagaaagaggaggaaaacgAGGATGTCGCTGAACCAGTCCTGGATGATGAAGACCCTCCATTCCGGGATGACCCGAACAACCTCGGCTACCAGCTACAGAGTCAGAG TGGTGCGGAGGAAGAACAGGCTCTCAGCAGTGACGAAGATCTTCCTTTTAGAGATGACCTAAATGACCAGAGCTATGATCCGAAGGCtgaacg gGATGTCCCTAAACCAAAGCGCAGAGCTCCTCCGAGacagaaggagaagaaagacaaggacaaggcacctaaaaaagagaaagaagttGCTGAGATAAAGATAGAAGGTTCAGATAATGTGGAGAGTTTTGAAGAAGAAGTAAAGCTTGAGGAAGAAATAGTGGAAGACCCGGATGGACCCAGGAA GAGAGGCCGACGGAAGAAAGACGATAAAACCCCACGGCTGCCAAAGAGAAG GAAGAAGCCCCCAGTGCAGTATGTGCGCTGTGAAATGGAGGGATGTGGGACCGTTCTGGCTCATCCTCGCTACCTACAG CACCATATAAAGTACCAGCACTTGCTCAAGAAGAAATACGTCTGTCCTCACCCTTCATGTGGAAGACTTTTCCGACTACAGAAGCAGCTGCTGCGTCATGCAAAGCACCACACAG ACCAGAGGGACTACATCTGTGAGTTCTGTGCTCGTGCCTTCAAGAGCTCCCACAACCTGGCCGTGCACCGCATGATTCACACGGGAGAGAAGCCCCTTCA GTGTGAAATCTGTGGCTTCACCTGTCGTCAGAAGGCATCTCTCAACTGGCACATGAAGAAGCACGATGCTGATGCCACGTATCAGTTTGCCTGCTCCATTTGTGGCAAGAAGTTTGAGAAGAAGGACTGCGTGGTGGCCCATAAGGCTAAGAGTCACCCTGAGGTGCTTATAGCTGAGGCACTGGCAGCAAACGCTGGTGCCCTCATCACAACCCCTGCCTCCCTGCTGGAGCTGCCAGGAAACGCCATGCAAGCAGAGGTCGCCAGCCTGGACGTGAGCCAACTAGGGCAGGATGGGCAGGTGGACCAGCTGAGCCATGAAGGGCAAGTGGCTCAGGTGTCCCAGATGGGTCATGTGACCCAACAAGTGAGTCACCAGGTGGTTTTACTGGGACAAGACCAGAGCCTCCATACCATGCAGGTGCCAGTGACGATCGCCCTGTCCCCCATCGACCCCCCTTCGCCGGCTGACAACCAGCAGCagactcacctccagctccagATGCCCGTCCAGTTTGTGCAGGCCGCTCAGCACCTCCACTCCAGCTCAGTGGTGACACAGCATCAACCCCAGCTGCACCCTCTCCAGTCGTACTCCTCTCAGCAGCAGAGTCAGGGGCAGACACAAATCCTTCAAATGACCTTCCAGCCGGTCAGCCAGTCTCAGACCCACATTCAGCAGATCCCCATTCTAGCCACCTCTCAGCAGCTTCAGACCCTGCACACAGCGGCCCTGAgccctcctctcctgtcccAATCTCAGCCCCAGTCCCAGGACCCAGTCTCCACTAATGGGGACAGCCTTATCATGGACAATCCAGTGCTCTCGTCTTCCTCTCCCTCAGCCGGTTCTCTCGTGCACACAGAAGTTATGGGGGAGGACAGCGTGGTCTGGGAGCAGACGGGACACGGAGAGGTTCTGTCGGACAGCGTTGAGAGACAGCAGACCCTCATGTAA
- the zfp91 gene encoding E3 ubiquitin-protein ligase ZFP91 isoform X1 translates to MEPAGDRTGGVNKGEEPVEDKAAEETPATSTTASPRRGLRERGACRPRSGVSASVTDVNGAASSPQSSGRVLRDRSTRAVPAWLKDTRSDDDEDEPSPDTGATKRRKVSNSRRKKNPETAGSAEAGGGVAGDSLQGTDSEDPKKPATDAQALPSRRPPAQTRAKPPSGRAVRGSAKPVCKTEPGMENPAAVGEVKNKDKYDIKKKEEENEDVAEPVLDDEDPPFRDDPNNLGYQLQSQSGAEEEQALSSDEDLPFRDDLNDQSYDPKAERDVPKPKRRAPPRQKEKKDKDKAPKKEKEVAEIKIEGSDNVESFEEEVKLEEEIVEDPDGPRKRGRRKKDDKTPRLPKRRKKPPVQYVRCEMEGCGTVLAHPRYLQHHIKYQHLLKKKYVCPHPSCGRLFRLQKQLLRHAKHHTDQRDYICEFCARAFKSSHNLAVHRMIHTGEKPLQCEICGFTCRQKASLNWHMKKHDADATYQFACSICGKKFEKKDCVVAHKAKSHPEVLIAEALAANAGALITTPASLLELPGNAMQAEVASLDVSQLGQDGQVDQLSHEGQVAQVSQMGHVTQQVSHQVVLLGQDQSLHTMQVPVTIALSPIDPPSPADNQQQTHLQLQMPVQFVQAAQHLHSSSVVTQHQPQLHPLQSYSSQQQSQGQTQILQMTFQPVSQSQTHIQQIPILATSQQLQTLHTAALSPPLLSQSQPQSQDPVSTNGDSLIMDNPVLSSSSPSAGSLVHTEVMGEDSVVWEQTGHGEVLSDSVERQQTLM, encoded by the exons ATGGAACCGGCGGGCGACCGAACCGGAGGTGTAAATAAAGGTGAAGAGCCGGTGGAGGACAAGGCCGCAGAAGAGACCCCGGCCACCAGTACCACTGCTTCCCCGCGGAGGGGGCTCAGAGAGCGGGGAGCTTGCCGCCCGAGGTCCGGCGTCTCTGCTTCAGTAACGGACGTTAACGGAGCAGCGTCGAGCCCGCAGAGCTCAGGACGAGTTTTAAGAGACAGGTCAACGAGGGCAGTACCGGCCTGGCTGAAGGACACCAGGAGCGACGACGACGAGGACGAACCGAGCCCGGATACCGGTGCGACCAAGCGAAGGAAAGTTTCCAACTCGAGGCGGAAGAAAAATCCTGAAACTGCGGGCTCGGCTGAGGCTGGAGGGGGGGTCGCAGGTGACAGCCTTCAAGGCACAGA CTCAGAGGACCCAAAGAAACCTGCCACAGATGCTCAAG CTCTACCCTCCAGACGCCCCCCAGCCCAGACTCGTGCCAAACCCCCATCTGGCAGGGCTGTCCGCGGCTCTGCCAAGCCTGTGTGTAAGACCGAACCTGGAATGGAGAATCCAGCTG CAGTTggagaggtaaaaaataaagacaagtaTGACAT taaaaagaaagaggaggaaaacgAGGATGTCGCTGAACCAGTCCTGGATGATGAAGACCCTCCATTCCGGGATGACCCGAACAACCTCGGCTACCAGCTACAGAGTCAGAG TGGTGCGGAGGAAGAACAGGCTCTCAGCAGTGACGAAGATCTTCCTTTTAGAGATGACCTAAATGACCAGAGCTATGATCCGAAGGCtgaacg gGATGTCCCTAAACCAAAGCGCAGAGCTCCTCCGAGacagaaggagaagaaagacaaggacaaggcacctaaaaaagagaaagaagttGCTGAGATAAAGATAGAAGGTTCAGATAATGTGGAGAGTTTTGAAGAAGAAGTAAAGCTTGAGGAAGAAATAGTGGAAGACCCGGATGGACCCAGGAA GAGAGGCCGACGGAAGAAAGACGATAAAACCCCACGGCTGCCAAAGAGAAG GAAGAAGCCCCCAGTGCAGTATGTGCGCTGTGAAATGGAGGGATGTGGGACCGTTCTGGCTCATCCTCGCTACCTACAG CACCATATAAAGTACCAGCACTTGCTCAAGAAGAAATACGTCTGTCCTCACCCTTCATGTGGAAGACTTTTCCGACTACAGAAGCAGCTGCTGCGTCATGCAAAGCACCACACAG ACCAGAGGGACTACATCTGTGAGTTCTGTGCTCGTGCCTTCAAGAGCTCCCACAACCTGGCCGTGCACCGCATGATTCACACGGGAGAGAAGCCCCTTCA GTGTGAAATCTGTGGCTTCACCTGTCGTCAGAAGGCATCTCTCAACTGGCACATGAAGAAGCACGATGCTGATGCCACGTATCAGTTTGCCTGCTCCATTTGTGGCAAGAAGTTTGAGAAGAAGGACTGCGTGGTGGCCCATAAGGCTAAGAGTCACCCTGAGGTGCTTATAGCTGAGGCACTGGCAGCAAACGCTGGTGCCCTCATCACAACCCCTGCCTCCCTGCTGGAGCTGCCAGGAAACGCCATGCAAGCAGAGGTCGCCAGCCTGGACGTGAGCCAACTAGGGCAGGATGGGCAGGTGGACCAGCTGAGCCATGAAGGGCAAGTGGCTCAGGTGTCCCAGATGGGTCATGTGACCCAACAAGTGAGTCACCAGGTGGTTTTACTGGGACAAGACCAGAGCCTCCATACCATGCAGGTGCCAGTGACGATCGCCCTGTCCCCCATCGACCCCCCTTCGCCGGCTGACAACCAGCAGCagactcacctccagctccagATGCCCGTCCAGTTTGTGCAGGCCGCTCAGCACCTCCACTCCAGCTCAGTGGTGACACAGCATCAACCCCAGCTGCACCCTCTCCAGTCGTACTCCTCTCAGCAGCAGAGTCAGGGGCAGACACAAATCCTTCAAATGACCTTCCAGCCGGTCAGCCAGTCTCAGACCCACATTCAGCAGATCCCCATTCTAGCCACCTCTCAGCAGCTTCAGACCCTGCACACAGCGGCCCTGAgccctcctctcctgtcccAATCTCAGCCCCAGTCCCAGGACCCAGTCTCCACTAATGGGGACAGCCTTATCATGGACAATCCAGTGCTCTCGTCTTCCTCTCCCTCAGCCGGTTCTCTCGTGCACACAGAAGTTATGGGGGAGGACAGCGTGGTCTGGGAGCAGACGGGACACGGAGAGGTTCTGTCGGACAGCGTTGAGAGACAGCAGACCCTCATGTAA